One window from the genome of Ciconia boyciana chromosome 8, ASM3463844v1, whole genome shotgun sequence encodes:
- the SLC24A1 gene encoding sodium/potassium/calcium exchanger 1 encodes MHLPRRRRLQWNRIFFLLAVVLVLSLYQLQFSPSALPAPHTAPQATDPVKVTSRDLSSNKTAVTGNGTAAPKIRHCVYVDPEPTVPITASVDTTPQRENVSESYPDEKPPYESKGEYPQDLFSVEERRQGWVVLHVFGMMYVFVALAIVCDEYFVPALGVITEKLQISEDVAGATFMAAGGSAPELFTSLIGVFISHSNVGIGTIVGSAVFNILFVIGTCALFSREILHLTWWPLFRDISFYIVDLLMLILFFLDSVIDWWESLLLLTAYATYVFTMKQNVYLEQWVKQELNKKLNAVQAASAEHIRKKSSGAVADDGTKKPADGRKLQPASALQRGSSSASLHNSQMRSTIFQLMIHTLDPLAEAKFKDRVDILSNIAKAKGETLAGQGSKPEAEEEKKAPSTVQVTPASDSEPGKDKKKGDAPQDGQPSSDSDSSEDSSSESEEDSDDDDSTDDDENDEPLSLEWPETRKKQAIYLFLFPIVFPLWSTMPDVRNPDSKKFFVITFFGSIIWIAAFSYLMVWWAHQVGETIGISEEIMGLTILAAGTSIPDLITSVIVARKGLGDMAVSSSVGSNIFDITVGLPVPWFLYSIFNGLSPVAVSSNGLFCAIVLLFLMLLFVIISIAACKWKMNKLLGLTMFALYFVFLIISVMLEDKIISCPVSI; translated from the exons ATGCATTTACCACGGAGAAGGCGGCTACAATGGAACCGaatctttttcttgcttgcCGTAGTGTTGGTCCTCTCTCTCTATCAGCTCCAATTcagcccctctgctctcccagcaccACACACAGCACCCCAAGCCACGGACCCTGTCAAAGTGACCTCCAGGGACCTCTCCAGCAACAAGACTGCCGTAACAGGCAatggcacagcagcacccaaAATAAGGCACTGTGTATATGTGGATCCTGAGCCAACTGTGCCCATCACTGCGTCAGTGGATACAACACCACAGCgagaaaatgtcagtgaaagCTACCCAGATGAAAAGCCACCATACGAGTCCAAAGGAGAATATCCCCAGGACCTATTCAGTGTGGAAGAACGCAGGCAAGGGTGGGTTGTACTTCACGTCTTTGGCATGATGTATGTATTTGTGGCCTTGGCCATAGTGTGTGATGAGTATTTTGTCCCTGCTTTGGGAGTGATCACAGAGAAGTTGCAGATCTCTGAAGATGTGGCTGGAGCCACCTTCATGGCAGCAGGTGGATCAGCACCAGAACTCTTCACCTCCCTCATAGGTGTCTTCATCTCACACAGCAATGTGGGCATCGGTACCATTGTGGGCTCAGCAGTGTTTAATATCCTCTTTGTCATTGGCACCTGTGCCCTCTTCTCAAGGGAGATACTCCACCTGACATGGTGGCCTTTATTTAGAGACATCTCATTCTACATTGTAGACTTACTGATGCTCATCCTGTTTTTCCTAGACAGTGTCATTGATTGGTGGGAAAGCCTCCTTTTACTGACTGCCTATGCCACATATGTGTTCACTATGAAACAGAACGTGTACCTAGAACAATGGGTGAAGCAGGAGCTGAACAAGAAGCTAaatgctgtgcaggcagcatcAGCAGAGCATATACGGAAG AAAAGCAGTGGGGCAGTTGCAGATGATGGAACAAAGAAGCCAGCAGATGGGAGGAAGCTGCAG CCTGCATCAGCCTTACAGcgaggcagcagctcagcctcCCTACACAACTCTCAAATGCGCAGCACCATCTTCCAACTCATGATCCACACCCTGGACCCCCTGGCAGAAG CAAAATTTAAAGACAGGGTTGACATCCTGAGCAACATAGCCAAGGCTAAAGGAGAGACGCTGGCTGGACAAGGATCAAAACCAGAAG cagaagaggaaaagaaggcacCAAGCACCGTTCAGGTAACTCCTGCCAGTGATTCTGAACCCggcaaagacaaaaagaagggaGACGCACCACAGGATGGACAG CCCTCTTCAGACAGCGATAGCTCAGAAGACAGCAGCTCTGAGAGTGAGGAAGACAGCGATGACGACGACAGCACAGATGATGATGAAAACGATGAGCCATTATCTCTTGAATGGCCAGAAActaggaaaaaacaagcaatttaccttttcctctttcccattGTCTTCCCTCTCTGGAGCACTATGCCTGATGTTAGAAACCCA GACTCCAAGAAATTCTTTGTCATCACGTTTTTTGGATCCATCATCTGGATTGCTGCCTTCTCTTACCTCATGGTGTGGTGGGCTCACCAG GTTGGTGAAACAATTGGGATATCAGAGGAAATTATGGGGTTAACCATACTGGCAGCAGGAACATCAATCCCTGACCTTATCACCAGTGTCATTGTTGCACGGAAAGGCTTAGGTGACATGGCTGTCTCCAGTTCCGTAGGCAGCAATATCTTCGATATCACTGTTGG TTTGCCAGTTCCTTGGTTCCTTTATTCCATCTTCAATGGCCTCAGTCCAGTTGCAGTCAGTAGCAATGGTTTGTTTTGTGCAattgttctcctttttctcatGCTCCTGTTTGTGATTATCTCAATCGCTGCatgtaaatggaaaatgaaCAAACTACTGGGGCTCACTATGTTTGCTCTTTACTTTGTGTTTTTGATCATCAGTGTGATGTTAGAAGACAAGATAATATCCTGCCCAGTATCTATATGA
- the INTS14 gene encoding integrator complex subunit 14 produces MPTVVVMDVSLSMTRPVSVEGSEEYQRKHLAVHGLTMLFEHMATNYKLEFTALVVFSSLWELMVPFTRDYNTLQEALSNMDDYDKTCLESALLGVCNIVQQEWGAAIPCQVVLVTDGCLGIGRGSLRHSLATHNQRSESNRFPLPFPFPSKLYVMCMANLEELQSTDSLDCLERLIDLNNGEGQIFTIDGPLCLKNVQSMFGKLIDLAYTPFHAVLKCGHLTSDVQVFPRPEPFIIDEEIDPIPKAINTDLEIVGFVDIADISSPPVLSRHLVLPIALNREGDEVGPGITDDTEDENSANQIAGKIPNFCVLLHGSLKVEGMVAVVQLGPEWYGMLYSQADSKKKSNLMMSLFEPGPEPLPWLGKMAQLGPISDAKENPYGEDDNKSPFPLQPKNKRSYAQNVTVWIKPSGLQTDVQKILRNARKLPEKTQTFYKELNRLRKAALAFGFLDLLKGVADMLERECTLLPDTAHPDAAFQLTHAAQQLKVASTGASEYAAYDHNIAPLQTDFSGSSTERM; encoded by the exons ATGCCGACAGTGGTGGTGATGGACGTGTCGCTCTCCATGACACGGCCGGTGTCAGTGGAGGGCTCGGAGGAGTACCAGCGGAAACACTTGGCTGTCCACGGGCTGACCATGCTGTTTGAGCACATGGCCACCAACTACAAGCTGGAGTTCACAGCCTTGGTGGTGTTTTCATCACTTTGGGAGCTGATGGTGCCCTTCACAAGAGATTACAACACGCTGCAG GAAGCCCTAAGTAACATGGATGATTATGACAAAACCTGTCTGGAGTCAGCACTGCTGGGAGTTTGCAATATTGTCCAGCAGGAATGGGGTGCAGCAATTCCTTGCCAG GTTGTTCTTGTCACTGATGGCTGCTTGGGCATCGGCAGAGGCTCCCTACGGCACTCACTAGCTACTCACAACCAGCGAAGTGAAAGCAACCGGTTTCCGCTGCCTTTCCCGTTCCCATCCAAGCTGTATGTCATGTGCATGGCAAATCTCGAAGAG cttCAAAGCACGGATTCCTTAGACTGCCTGGAACGGCTCATAGATTTAAACAATGGGGAAGGGCAAATTTTCACCATTGATGGACCCCTTTGCCTGAAGAATGTACAGTCGATGTTTGG AAAGCTAATAGACCTGGCTTATACACCATTCCATGCTGTTCTCAAGTGTGGCCACTTAACATCTGATGTGCAAGTATTTCCCAGACCAGAACCTTTCATTATAGATGAGGAAATAGACCCCATCCCTAAAGCAATTAACACAG ATCTAGAAATTGTTGGTTTTGTAGATATAGCTGACATTTCTAGCCCTCCTGTCCTGTCCAGACACTTGGTACTGCCCATTGCACTTAACAGAG AAGGTGATGAGGTGGGACCTGGGATCACAGATGACACCGAAGATGAGAATTCAGCTAATCAGATTGCTGGGAAAATCCccaatttttgtgttttattacaTGGCAGCCTGAAAGTGGAAGGCATGGTGGCTGTCGTCCAGTTGGG GCCAGAGTGGTATGGAATGCTCTATTCACAAGCTGATAGCAAGAAGAAATCAAACCTCATGATGTCGCTCTTTGAACCTGGTCCTGAGCCCCTTCCATGGCTAGGGAAGATGGCACAGCTTGGACCTATTTCAG atgcaaaagaaaatccttACGGAGAGGATGACAATAAGAGCCCTTTCCCCTTGCAACCCAAGAACAAGCGCAGTTACGCACAGAATGTTACCGTATGGATTAAACCAAGTGGCCTCCAG acaGATGTACAGAAGATCTTGAGAAATGCAAGGAAACTCCCTGAAAAAACTCAAACCTTCTATAAA gAACTTAATCGTTTACGAAAGGCAGCTCTGGCCTTTGGCTTTTTGGACCTCTTGAAAGGCGTGGCAGACATGCTGGAGCGGGAGTGCACCCTGCTTCCTGACACGGCTCATCCTGATGCAGCGTTTCAGCTCACGcatgctgctcagcagcttAAAGTGGCAAGTACTGGAGCATCAGAATACGCTGCCTATGATCATAACATTGCTCCACTGCAGACAGACTTTTCTGGTAGCAGCACTGAAAGAATGTGA